In Lolium rigidum isolate FL_2022 chromosome 7, APGP_CSIRO_Lrig_0.1, whole genome shotgun sequence, the DNA window TAGTTACCCACACATGGAAAGTTGGAAACCATCTTGAGATCACAAGCCCAATATATTTGTATACACTATGAGGACCAGTGGGCAGAAAAAATCAAGTCAATCCACACTCCATATGGCACAAAAGAATGGTATAAATAGCAGGAAAAAATCGATGGAACTAGTGACATCCTGTAGCTTGTCTTAATAAAACATATTTGTTTTTCTGCAATTTGACAATCTGACAGTAGTATTATTAAAAACAATGCACAATAAGCGCCTAACATGAAAACGTATTGAACTCTCAAAAACAATTCTTAAAAATTCCTCTTGTGAAACAAATCTCCTTTTAGGGAAATAAAATGACAGTAGAAATCTGTAAAAGGGAAGAATTTCTCACTACATCGTCAACACTTGTTCTCAAGGACACTTCTACAAAAATGCCATGGAACACCACCACATGCAAGTACATACTAGCTACGAGTTAAGTTAACGGTCTGTTCTATGTAACACCATCGTAGTTTTTTACTTGAATAACCAAAGTTGAGTATCTACTTGCTATCATCACTAAGACGAAAAACGAAGTTGGTTTATAACAGATAAAACAAGGCAAAAATACACAGCAAGATAatgcaatgaagtagaagatgccCGACGACCGGTCATTTCGAAATTTGAGGCCTACAACTTAAGATGGGTCTAATGAATGAACTGTTATCTGCCCAATCACAATAATCACGGGAATGACTGATCATAAACAGCGTATACTATGTTTCTGCTTCTGCTGATGATCTCTCTGTAAGCATCTGATTGGTCAACTGGCGACTTGTAACAAATCAAATCCATGTAAAATGCAAATATTCTTAACATCTATCAACAGCGGAGAAAGCAGAATATCATGTAAGTCAACTGGGATGCGTGGAAAAATGGTTTCACATCGAATTATCAACACTAACAAATGTTACTCGGTACATTTGTTTGCAAGTCCAACACAGGAAGTTAACATATATCATGTAGGTCAACTAGGATGCATGGAAAATTGGTTTGACATTGAATTATGAACATTAACAAGTGTTACTCGGTACATTTGTTTGCAACTGCAATACaacgaagcaaaaaaaaaaaaaaaaactcacacgTTATTAGGATTCATGAAACTAGAAACATCGTGCTTCTAAGAAAGGTGCTTGCAAACGGTTCTGAAGCAGCAAGCACCTTTTCTTATAATCTCATTAAATGCAGAGATAGAAAGGATGGAACATGAACAGATAATATTAATAATATTACTTCTTCTAATACATGATATTAATCATTTCGATGATCACTACATAAGAAAGGCATAGTGTAGCATTGCGTCTGTCACTCTGTTGCCCACTCACACAGTTGAAGACTGAGACTAATCCCAATGTGTGTCATCAATGGTGATATGCAACATTAGTAAGAGGGAATAGCAAAAACATCATTGGTTATATATAACAGTACTCCGTGTTACCAAAAAAAAACCAGCCAATTGGCAGTAGGTTCTGCCTGTAGGAAAACTCATTGCAAATACACAACTCTAGTGGCACTATTTTAGTATTAGTAGGACGTTTATAGTGTACAGAAGATATGGCTCATTAACTAGGCAATCATATGGCTCAACAGATGCAGGGGAAGCGAGGGGCGGGTATATACCTCAACAAACTGCCACGGTGAGTCCTGCTTTCCTGCCCGCCTGGTCCTTCCTCAAGATATGCAGTGCGAAAGCTGGAATGATAACAAAGCAAGATATCGCATGGAAGCCAAGCATCCCCACATCCATGACCACAGAACCAATCATTTGTCCCTGAGATACCGATCCCTCCGCAGACGGCGACATGGACATTACCAGAGCACCAGCAGCAGTTAGCAGGATGAAGGCCAAATCTGCGACCAATCCAAGGACCACGGCATGGGGAAACACAAACTTAATGAACTCCCGAATCGACTCCCGCGTGATTGGTCCAAAGGCGCGCTGGGGAGGGCAGCAATTTCAGTTAAGCCACAGGGAATGGACAATGATTATATATGGAATGGTGCAGATGAAGTGATAATTAAGCTCGAATGGGGAACTAGTACTACTAGTCATTAGAACAATTTGAAGTACAACTTAATCCGAATGAAATAATCTAGAGCTCATCCACCATACTAGTATAGTATATTAGTATCTGCTGCTGTATTCAATCGAAGTAATGATCAGATGGAGCTATGGAATGGTTCGAAACTGGAATGGTGCGGATGAAGTGATAATTAAGCTCGAATGGGGAACTAGTACTGGTAGTTATGAGAACAGCTTGAACTATATATGACAACTTAACCCGAATGTAACAATCTAGAGCTCAGTCAACTATCGTATCTGCTGCTGTAAAGATCAGAGCGAGCTATGTGCACGGCGATACCTTCCTGGGCTGAGAACCAGATCGAGATTCAACCGCAATCACGTAGGCGAGGCCGATGCCGCACAGCAGAACGGCTggtacgaggaagaggaaggcgatGCAGATGGAGACCTTGAGAGCCGCGACCGTGAGCGCCACGAGAAAAACGAAGGGGGCGGAGGCGTCGCCCCAGGCGAGGTGAGCCAGGGAcatggcggcggcgagcgcggagAGAACCCACGCAGTCGCCAAGTCCAGGCAGAGGAGCGGCCGGGCCGCGGCGCGCACGAGCGCCAGCACCGCGGCGACGGTATGCGCCGaggcaggcggaggcggcggcggcgagggactcgcggcgtctccggcgacggcCATCGGGGCGGGAAACCCTAGCTTCTCGAAGCTTCTCGGCTTCTCCCTCTCGTTGTCGTTGGGAGCGGAGACGCGGAGTGGTTGGGATTAGCGAAGTGAGGAATGGGATTAGCGAAGAACACGAGGTGGGGTTTTACGGTGAAAGCTCTTCCCTTTCGGGTTCTAACCCCTTGAGCGGAGCCGCGCGCACGGTTTTGTGGTGCCCGAATTGATCcgttccttttttcttttcttttgagaaTTAATTGATCCGTTCCTTGGTGCAGTAGGCCTCCAGATGCGCGGGTGGGCCGGAGTCCCATGGTTGGCTCCAGGCCCGCGCCACACGGATGGGCTCCATCGCGACTGGCGTGGCGACTTCAGGCAGGGAAAGAaa includes these proteins:
- the LOC124672935 gene encoding uncharacterized protein LOC124672935, with protein sequence MSLAHLAWGDASAPFVFLVALTVAALKVSICIAFLFLVPAVLLCGIGLAYVIAVESRSGSQPRKRAFGPITRESIREFIKFVFPHAVVLGLVADLAFILLTAAGALVMSMSPSAEGSVSQGQMIGSVVMDVGMLGFHAISCFVIIPAFALHILRKDQAGRKAGLTVAVC